From one Thermomicrobiales bacterium genomic stretch:
- the dnaN gene encoding DNA polymerase III subunit beta yields MRVTCSQGSLHRALSIAGRAVASKSTLTVLGNYLLEAAEDALTVSATNLDLAITCRIPAEVTESGRITVQARVLSEFVASLDDDTVELSQEQGPLTVTVRQRATQAHVRGTDPEDFPTIARAIEGGASLALEPGAFRDAISRVVFAAATDDSRPVLAGVQLTARDERLTLAAADGFRMSVQQVNLGRPVDQDLSIIVPARSFQEVSRVLADAGDVVTLTVTPNQSQLMVTLEDVWITTRLIDGTFPDLSQIIPRDWNTRTTVQRDDLLDATRRATIFARSNNDVVKLEIAPSSESLDIGRITVTGTAADTGDNRDDIDAQVEGGEMQIAFNGRYLNDVLSVLRDARVAFELQGPNSAGVIKSAESEDFVHVIMPMVIGAN; encoded by the coding sequence GTGCGGGTAACGTGCTCACAGGGTAGCCTCCACCGCGCGCTGTCGATAGCCGGCCGCGCCGTCGCGTCGAAGAGCACACTCACAGTGCTCGGGAACTATCTCCTCGAGGCCGCTGAGGATGCGTTGACGGTCTCCGCGACGAATCTGGATCTCGCAATAACGTGTCGTATCCCGGCGGAAGTCACCGAGTCGGGGCGAATCACGGTTCAGGCGAGAGTCCTCAGCGAGTTTGTCGCGAGTCTCGACGACGACACGGTGGAGCTGAGCCAGGAGCAGGGGCCACTGACGGTCACTGTTCGGCAGCGTGCTACCCAGGCGCATGTGCGTGGCACCGACCCGGAGGATTTTCCGACAATCGCGCGGGCGATCGAGGGCGGCGCCTCGCTGGCGCTGGAGCCGGGCGCGTTTCGCGACGCGATCTCTCGCGTCGTGTTCGCGGCGGCAACCGACGATAGCCGGCCAGTTCTGGCCGGCGTGCAGCTCACCGCGCGGGATGAACGACTCACCCTCGCTGCGGCCGATGGGTTTCGGATGTCCGTCCAGCAGGTCAATCTCGGCCGACCGGTCGATCAGGATCTGTCGATCATCGTCCCGGCTCGGTCGTTTCAGGAGGTCTCGCGCGTCCTCGCGGATGCCGGGGATGTCGTTACCCTCACCGTTACGCCGAACCAGAGCCAGCTCATGGTGACGCTCGAAGACGTCTGGATCACAACTCGACTTATTGACGGCACATTCCCAGACCTGAGCCAGATCATCCCGAGGGACTGGAACACGCGCACAACAGTCCAGCGGGACGACCTGCTTGATGCAACCAGGCGCGCGACGATCTTCGCTCGTAGCAACAACGACGTTGTCAAGCTGGAGATCGCGCCGTCCAGCGAGTCGCTGGATATCGGCCGGATCACCGTAACCGGGACAGCCGCGGACACCGGCGACAACCGCGACGATATCGACGCGCAAGTGGAAGGCGGCGAAATGCAGATCGCCTTCAACGGTCGCTATCTGAACGACGTGCTGTCGGTTCTCCGAGACGCCCGGGTTGCCTTTGAGCTTCAGGGCCCCAACAGTGCCGGGGTGATCAAGTCGGCTGAGTCCGAGGACTTTGTCCACGTCATCATGCCGATGGTCATCGGCGCGAATTAG
- a CDS encoding bifunctional 5,10-methylenetetrahydrofolate dehydrogenase/5,10-methenyltetrahydrofolate cyclohydrolase: MLDGRPVSRALRERAVDELRRFHNSYATTPRLAIMLVGADPSARAYLNAIVKAADGISMPTTIVELESTVSQKALNRHVLELNDRPEINGVLILQPLPPHLSRIQVADLLDPLKDIDGVTTFNAGRLFHDDRNVLAPSTPAGGMALLKHYQIPIAGRLAVVLGRSPVVGRPMAAMLLAENATVTTCHSRTPTPERFTREADIVISAVGRPGSLRADMIRPGATVIDFGVNFVDGKMVGDADAPAVAEIAGALTPVPGGTGRVTTSVLLRNTIKAATLQYQRNSAGDNLVERVTGERG, translated from the coding sequence GTGCTTGACGGTCGCCCCGTGTCACGTGCGCTACGGGAGCGAGCCGTTGACGAGTTACGGCGATTCCACAACAGTTACGCGACCACCCCCAGGCTGGCCATCATGCTGGTCGGCGCCGACCCCAGCGCGCGCGCTTACCTGAACGCAATCGTCAAAGCGGCGGATGGTATTTCCATGCCCACAACCATCGTCGAGCTGGAGAGCACGGTTAGCCAGAAAGCCTTGAATCGTCACGTGCTTGAGCTCAACGATCGCCCCGAGATCAACGGGGTTCTCATCCTCCAGCCGTTGCCGCCACACCTCTCACGTATCCAGGTGGCCGACTTACTTGACCCGCTGAAGGACATTGACGGCGTGACCACGTTCAATGCGGGGCGCCTCTTCCACGACGATCGCAATGTCCTGGCGCCGTCGACACCCGCCGGTGGCATGGCACTCCTCAAGCACTATCAGATCCCGATCGCAGGACGACTCGCGGTCGTGCTCGGGCGTAGCCCGGTAGTCGGCCGGCCGATGGCAGCGATGCTCCTCGCCGAGAACGCAACCGTCACAACCTGTCACTCGCGCACGCCAACCCCCGAACGATTCACTCGCGAAGCAGATATCGTCATCTCCGCCGTCGGACGCCCTGGAAGCCTGAGAGCGGATATGATCCGTCCCGGCGCAACCGTAATAGACTTCGGTGTGAACTTCGTTGATGGCAAGATGGTCGGTGACGCCGATGCGCCGGCGGTCGCGGAGATTGCAGGAGCCTTGACACCGGTTCCGGGCGGCACCGGCCGCGTCACTACGTCGGTCTTGTTGCGGAACACAATCAAGGCAGCCACGCTTCAATATCAACGAAACAGTGCTGGCGACAACTTGGTCGAACGAGTTACGGGCGAAAGGGGCTAG
- a CDS encoding formate--tetrahydrofolate ligase, which yields MLSDIEIARQATLKPITEIAADLGIHDDDLELYGRHKAKINLTALDRPTDRPLGKYVVCTAITPTPLGEGKTTTTVGLGQAMAHVGANAIIAVRQASLGPVFGIKGGAAGGGHAQVIPMEDLNLHLTGDFHAVTAAHNLCSAFLDNSLFQGNPLDIDPSTITWRRVLDVNDRALREIVTGLGDGNGVPRQTGFDITAASEVMAIFALATSLDDLRERFKRIIVGQSKAKKPVTVEQLGIAGAMTVLMKDAIKPNLLQTLENTPALVHAGPFGNIAHGNSSVLADQIGLRLADILITEAGFGADLGAEKNFNIKCRVSGLKPDAAVLVATIRALKAHSGRFKIIAGKPLDPGLRTENLDALAAGIGNLVKQIENVQKYGIPVVVAINHFPDDTEAEIELVRKVSMEAGAFDVAVSKVFAEGGAGGTDLARATLRAAEHGSNFHHLYPLDAPIKSKIETIAKEMYGAGSVSYTPAANRAIRTYTALGYDNLPICMAKTHLSLSGDPQLVGRPEGFDLLIREVRASAGAGFIYPIAGEMRTMPGLGKSPGGLKVDINDEGEIIGLN from the coding sequence ATGCTGTCCGATATCGAAATCGCGCGTCAGGCGACGCTGAAGCCAATTACCGAGATCGCGGCCGATCTCGGCATTCACGATGACGACCTCGAGCTCTATGGACGTCACAAGGCGAAGATCAATCTGACTGCGCTGGACCGCCCGACCGATCGACCGCTCGGGAAATACGTCGTCTGCACGGCGATCACCCCGACTCCACTTGGCGAGGGCAAGACAACGACGACAGTCGGGCTTGGGCAGGCAATGGCGCACGTCGGGGCCAACGCCATCATCGCCGTCCGACAGGCATCACTCGGCCCTGTCTTCGGTATCAAGGGCGGGGCGGCCGGCGGCGGACACGCGCAAGTGATTCCGATGGAGGATCTCAATCTCCATCTGACTGGCGACTTCCATGCTGTCACTGCAGCCCATAATCTCTGCTCAGCGTTCCTCGACAATTCTCTGTTTCAGGGCAATCCGCTGGATATCGATCCATCAACGATTACCTGGCGGCGCGTTCTGGACGTCAACGATCGGGCGCTCCGGGAGATCGTGACGGGTCTCGGTGATGGCAATGGCGTCCCGCGCCAGACCGGATTCGACATCACAGCCGCTTCCGAAGTGATGGCGATCTTCGCGCTCGCGACCAGCCTCGACGATCTCCGCGAGCGCTTCAAGCGCATCATCGTCGGTCAATCGAAGGCCAAGAAACCCGTCACCGTCGAGCAGCTCGGGATCGCTGGCGCAATGACCGTGTTGATGAAGGACGCGATCAAGCCGAACCTGCTGCAAACACTCGAGAACACTCCCGCGCTCGTTCACGCAGGACCATTCGGCAACATCGCACATGGCAATTCGTCGGTTCTGGCCGATCAGATTGGCCTGCGCCTTGCCGACATTCTGATCACCGAGGCGGGATTTGGCGCCGACCTTGGCGCTGAAAAGAACTTCAACATCAAGTGCCGCGTCAGCGGATTGAAGCCAGATGCCGCTGTCCTCGTCGCAACGATTCGGGCGCTCAAGGCGCACAGCGGCCGGTTCAAGATCATCGCAGGGAAACCGTTGGACCCAGGACTGCGGACCGAGAACCTTGACGCCCTCGCTGCGGGAATCGGCAACCTGGTCAAGCAGATCGAGAACGTCCAGAAGTACGGCATTCCGGTCGTTGTGGCGATCAACCACTTCCCGGATGATACCGAAGCCGAAATCGAGCTCGTTCGGAAGGTATCGATGGAGGCTGGCGCATTCGATGTTGCAGTCAGCAAGGTCTTTGCCGAAGGAGGCGCCGGTGGCACGGATCTCGCGCGCGCAACATTGCGAGCGGCCGAGCACGGAAGCAACTTCCACCACCTCTACCCGCTCGACGCGCCGATCAAGTCGAAGATCGAGACCATCGCGAAGGAGATGTATGGCGCAGGATCGGTCAGTTACACGCCGGCGGCCAACCGGGCGATTCGCACCTACACAGCACTTGGTTATGACAATCTACCGATCTGCATGGCCAAGACACATCTCTCGCTGAGCGGGGATCCGCAACTGGTCGGCCGGCCAGAAGGGTTCGACCTGCTCATTCGGGAGGTGCGTGCTTCGGCAGGCGCGGGATTCATCTATCCCATCGCGGGCGAAATGCGAACGATGCCCGGCCTTGGCAAGTCACCAGGCGGGCTCAAGGTCGACATCAACGACGAAGGCGAGATCATCGGGCTGAACTAG
- the recF gene encoding DNA replication and repair protein RecF (All proteins in this family for which functions are known are DNA-binding proteins that assist the filamentation of RecA onto DNA for the initiation of recombination or recombinational repair.), producing the protein MTEIEQVAVQRLELEQFRVYESLRLEVPAAGLRIVGANGTGKSSLLEALELLSTTRPRRGANDGDLIAHRSGVELGVPPYTRVEAHVLRGDALAVLEVFIQQREHRSGTKKLLKVANRSRRAADVVGIVPTVSFAPDDLDLVLGSPSVRRRFLDIMLSQTDRRYLGHLSRYARILAHRNSLLKDPGSSVPGGDDQFSYWDEQLVALGAYIIAARAGVIRSLDDLARQRFHELSPDSGTLQIRYTSTLTAAESWWDSVNTVSGDALDGAQRVGTLFESQLRRGRHADLARGVTSIGPHRDDLEFLLDGRPLARFGSRGQQRLVVLALKLAELGVAETRIGFRPILLLDDMLSELDPAHRESLLAAVAAGGQVFITATEPGLVDRADLSALGHVWLKEPGQIGL; encoded by the coding sequence GTGACGGAGATTGAACAAGTCGCCGTTCAGCGCCTGGAGCTCGAGCAGTTCCGCGTGTACGAGTCGTTAAGGCTCGAGGTTCCCGCTGCCGGCCTCCGCATCGTCGGAGCGAATGGCACGGGAAAATCGTCGCTCCTTGAAGCGCTCGAGCTGCTGTCAACAACGCGACCCAGACGCGGCGCAAATGATGGAGACCTGATCGCCCATCGGAGCGGAGTCGAGCTCGGCGTGCCACCGTACACGCGGGTGGAGGCGCATGTGCTTCGAGGCGACGCGTTAGCTGTGCTCGAGGTCTTCATTCAGCAACGTGAGCATCGATCGGGGACGAAGAAGCTACTGAAGGTCGCGAATCGATCCCGACGAGCCGCCGATGTTGTTGGGATCGTGCCGACTGTATCGTTTGCTCCCGATGATCTCGATCTGGTGCTCGGCTCTCCGTCAGTGCGGCGACGTTTCCTCGACATCATGCTGTCACAGACTGATCGTCGATATCTCGGACATCTGTCGCGCTACGCGCGCATCCTGGCGCATCGCAACAGCCTGCTGAAGGATCCGGGATCTTCTGTGCCAGGGGGTGACGACCAGTTCTCGTACTGGGACGAACAACTGGTCGCGCTCGGTGCGTACATCATCGCGGCCCGGGCAGGGGTGATCAGGAGTCTGGATGATCTTGCCCGCCAGCGGTTTCACGAGCTATCACCAGATTCAGGAACACTCCAGATCAGATATACGTCGACGCTGACAGCGGCGGAGTCGTGGTGGGATAGCGTGAACACCGTGAGCGGTGACGCACTTGACGGCGCGCAACGAGTGGGCACGCTCTTCGAGAGTCAGCTCCGGCGAGGGCGACACGCAGATCTGGCGCGGGGCGTGACGTCGATCGGTCCGCATCGCGATGATCTGGAGTTTCTCCTGGATGGACGACCCCTTGCGCGGTTCGGATCACGCGGCCAGCAGCGCCTGGTCGTCCTCGCTCTGAAGCTCGCGGAGCTGGGAGTGGCTGAGACGAGAATCGGGTTCAGGCCGATTCTGTTGCTCGACGATATGCTCTCAGAGCTCGACCCGGCACATCGTGAATCGCTGCTCGCGGCGGTCGCGGCCGGTGGCCAGGTGTTTATCACGGCGACAGAGCCGGGACTGGTCGATCGAGCGGATCTGTCGGCTCTCGGGCACGTGTGGCTGAAGGAACCAGGGCAGATCGGCCTGTAG
- a CDS encoding cyclodeaminase/cyclohydrolase family protein, translating to MTTNDRSDDVADLSAREFNRGIADPDVFCGGGSVAALACAGAAASALLVFRLSHRRKSNAPRRDDIAASINDLEMLIDSFYAAADDDIASLQKLLAAQRNAKATGDWTTYYSALERAALAPIHIAEQVGKLLSIITPHLPIATRFTVSDLGAAATIAEGAARGALLTAEVNIVLLAENPESAERSEQLRQQWDDIHARVVAHAAEIEQATREAVIGGQRKGGVS from the coding sequence ATGACGACGAACGACCGATCCGACGATGTCGCCGATCTCTCGGCGCGCGAGTTCAATCGAGGAATCGCCGACCCGGATGTCTTCTGTGGTGGCGGGAGCGTTGCCGCGCTCGCCTGCGCGGGCGCGGCAGCCAGCGCGTTGCTCGTGTTTCGCCTCAGCCATCGCCGGAAGTCAAACGCGCCGCGACGCGACGATATCGCAGCGTCGATCAACGACCTCGAAATGTTGATCGACAGCTTCTACGCTGCCGCCGACGATGACATCGCGTCGCTTCAGAAACTGCTTGCCGCACAGCGCAACGCCAAAGCAACCGGCGACTGGACCACCTATTACTCCGCGCTCGAGCGCGCCGCGCTGGCGCCCATTCATATTGCCGAGCAGGTTGGGAAGCTTCTGAGCATCATCACCCCACACCTGCCCATCGCGACGCGCTTCACGGTCAGCGATCTCGGCGCGGCGGCGACGATCGCGGAAGGCGCGGCGCGAGGCGCGCTTCTTACCGCGGAGGTAAACATCGTGCTCCTTGCCGAGAATCCCGAGTCGGCAGAACGCTCCGAGCAACTGCGCCAGCAATGGGATGACATCCATGCACGCGTGGTGGCGCACGCGGCCGAGATCGAACAAGCTACTCGGGAGGCGGTAATCGGAGGACAGAGGAAGGGTGGAGTCAGTTGA
- a CDS encoding helix-turn-helix domain-containing protein: MDDLQGARGHEPSILGFALLLRELRDRRKLSQSRLAGAAGFDHSYVSRLESGNRMPTRDAVQKLAEAMALGESERDALLAAAGFMPGRIESLFADEPVLSEVLGLLQDGTVPDEVRDDVRRMISLLVRQAQRASYPAAVGAGHASVIAAA; encoded by the coding sequence ATGGATGACCTCCAAGGGGCACGCGGTCACGAACCTTCGATCCTTGGTTTCGCGTTGCTGCTGCGTGAATTGCGCGACCGACGAAAGCTCTCACAGAGTCGCCTGGCAGGGGCCGCCGGCTTCGATCATTCCTATGTCAGTCGTCTCGAGAGTGGCAATCGCATGCCGACGCGCGACGCCGTTCAGAAGTTGGCTGAGGCGATGGCGCTTGGCGAAAGCGAGCGCGACGCGCTACTCGCCGCAGCGGGATTCATGCCGGGCCGAATTGAGAGCCTCTTCGCCGACGAGCCTGTCCTCTCCGAGGTTCTCGGGCTGCTGCAGGACGGCACGGTGCCCGATGAAGTTCGCGATGATGTGCGGCGAATGATCTCGCTGCTTGTCCGACAGGCCCAGCGGGCGTCGTACCCCGCTGCGGTTGGCGCTGGACATGCCTCGGTGATTGCTGCCGCATGA
- a CDS encoding DNA polymerase III subunit alpha, translating into MSSFAHLHLHTEFSLLDGLGRIDDYMAKAVEFGMRHVALTDHGVMYGALDWYRAAKRHDLAPIVGVEAYLAPKRMSDRDSRSNYHLLLLAENERGYRNLLKLSSKASIDGFYYRPRIDLELLNELRDGLICTSACLGGPIANNYLEGRDTEAERLAGSLAEIFGRDHFYLEVQDHDMPEQQRVNRQLVDLARKMNLPLVATNDVHYVNREDAATQDLLVCIQTNTTLDDPKRMKMDSDQLYFKSPQEMEQLFGDLPEALENTIRIAERCNLSLDFDRLLLPDPGIPEGLTPQQHLAELCWGGLAARYPVLTDEVRQRLEYELWVIEQTGFASYMLIVRDFAQFARDRRIPFGVRGSAAASIVLFTLGITDIDPIANRLVFERFLNIERREMPDIDMDFADNRRQEVIDYVAQKYGHDRVAQIITFGTMGAKASVRDVGRALGWAPVDVDRVARLIPTTLGMTLERALIESSELRSLFDDDERVRRMIEVAQKLEGISRHAGTHAAGVVISAEPLVEHVPLQRPARGDENALPTTQFSMENVAAIGLLKMDFLGLANLTILGDAVDIIKQTRGELLEPNDLPDGDRVTYELLAQGETFGVFQLESAGMRRAIRELRPGSVAELAALVALYRPGPMQHISTFCQAKHGAQEIRYPHPDLAEILDETYGVIVYQDQVLLIAQRFAGYTLGEADIMRKAMGKKIPEKMRAERERFRSGAVEKGYTPADADKIFDLIEPFAGYAFNKAHAVCYGTIAYQTAYLKANYPAEYMTAVLRLAPSHPSGTAVRVAAAVAECAKLGIQILGPDINHSDVNFNIESLDDGRLAIRFGLAVIKNVGEGAVEEICRVRNEQAGGFASLEALCEAVDHSSLNKRVFESLIRGGALDTLGGRASALARLDTAIASAQRSQRARDRGQMDLFGGFLDDAAPTATTEIDVNPLPKKQLLAWEKEYLGTYLSEHPLTDITADARAHGRQYQPIADLDPETAGQNIRMLGIVAAIRKLSTRTNRTMAVLQFEDLTGAVEVVLFPEAFDRFGALCVEDQILVVRGRADSRNDSVQVIAEDISPYEVTDEPPPAMATVVWLRLAGSDNLDEDVRRMEQLARLLRDFPGDDEVLLEIETAREVTHLRSNLRVDWCPDLDRAVSDILGRDCARVISVAVRERR; encoded by the coding sequence ATGTCGTCGTTTGCCCACCTTCATCTACATACCGAATTTTCGTTGCTCGATGGGTTGGGGCGGATCGACGACTACATGGCCAAAGCGGTCGAGTTCGGTATGCGACACGTCGCGCTGACCGATCACGGCGTCATGTATGGGGCTCTCGACTGGTATCGAGCCGCGAAACGCCACGATCTCGCCCCAATTGTCGGTGTCGAGGCGTACCTCGCCCCGAAGAGGATGAGCGATCGAGACAGCCGTTCTAACTATCACCTGCTGCTCCTTGCTGAGAATGAGCGCGGATACCGCAATCTATTGAAGCTATCCAGCAAGGCCAGCATTGACGGGTTCTACTACCGACCGAGAATCGATCTCGAGCTGCTCAACGAGCTGCGGGATGGGTTGATCTGTACCTCCGCCTGCCTGGGCGGTCCGATTGCCAACAACTACCTCGAGGGCCGTGACACTGAAGCCGAGAGGCTCGCGGGGTCCCTCGCGGAGATATTCGGGCGAGATCACTTCTATCTGGAAGTGCAGGATCATGACATGCCGGAGCAGCAGCGGGTCAATCGCCAACTCGTTGATCTGGCGCGGAAAATGAACCTGCCGCTGGTCGCTACCAACGATGTTCACTACGTCAACCGCGAAGACGCAGCTACCCAGGATCTACTGGTCTGCATCCAGACGAACACCACTCTCGACGATCCCAAACGAATGAAGATGGACTCGGATCAGCTGTACTTCAAATCGCCACAGGAGATGGAACAGCTGTTCGGTGACCTTCCGGAAGCCCTCGAAAACACGATCCGCATCGCGGAACGCTGTAACTTGTCGTTGGACTTCGACCGGCTTCTGCTGCCCGATCCTGGAATTCCCGAAGGGCTCACGCCGCAACAACACCTGGCCGAGCTGTGCTGGGGCGGTCTGGCGGCGCGCTACCCGGTTCTCACTGACGAGGTTCGCCAGCGCCTCGAATATGAGCTGTGGGTGATCGAGCAGACCGGGTTTGCCAGCTATATGCTGATCGTCCGCGACTTCGCACAATTCGCCCGTGATCGCCGGATCCCCTTCGGGGTACGCGGATCGGCGGCGGCGAGCATCGTCCTCTTCACCCTGGGGATCACTGATATCGATCCGATCGCCAATCGGTTGGTCTTCGAGCGTTTCCTGAATATCGAGCGACGCGAGATGCCGGACATCGATATGGACTTCGCCGACAACCGGCGCCAGGAAGTCATCGACTACGTGGCCCAGAAGTACGGTCACGATCGGGTTGCGCAGATCATCACCTTCGGCACCATGGGCGCGAAGGCCTCAGTTCGCGACGTTGGCCGCGCGCTCGGCTGGGCTCCCGTGGATGTCGATCGAGTCGCGCGGCTGATCCCCACCACATTGGGAATGACACTCGAGCGGGCATTGATCGAGAGTAGCGAGCTCCGTTCGCTCTTCGATGATGACGAGCGTGTTCGCCGGATGATTGAGGTCGCCCAGAAGCTGGAAGGGATCTCGCGACACGCTGGCACACATGCGGCAGGCGTCGTGATCAGCGCCGAGCCATTGGTGGAGCACGTCCCTCTGCAGCGGCCGGCGCGCGGCGACGAGAACGCGCTGCCGACGACGCAGTTCTCGATGGAGAACGTCGCGGCGATCGGTCTGCTGAAGATGGATTTCCTCGGGCTCGCCAACCTGACGATTCTCGGCGATGCCGTCGATATCATCAAGCAGACGCGTGGTGAGTTGCTTGAGCCGAACGATCTACCCGATGGCGATCGCGTTACCTATGAACTGCTCGCGCAAGGCGAGACGTTCGGGGTCTTCCAGCTGGAGAGCGCCGGCATGCGGCGGGCCATTCGGGAATTGCGGCCGGGCTCTGTCGCCGAGCTTGCAGCCCTGGTCGCGCTCTACCGGCCGGGCCCGATGCAACATATTTCGACATTCTGTCAGGCCAAGCACGGCGCCCAGGAGATCCGCTACCCACACCCCGACCTGGCGGAGATCCTCGACGAGACGTATGGGGTCATTGTCTATCAGGATCAGGTCTTGCTGATTGCTCAGCGCTTCGCTGGATATACCCTTGGCGAGGCCGACATCATGCGGAAGGCGATGGGCAAGAAGATCCCGGAGAAGATGCGCGCGGAGCGCGAGCGCTTTCGTTCTGGGGCGGTCGAGAAAGGCTACACGCCGGCCGATGCCGACAAGATCTTCGACCTCATCGAGCCATTCGCTGGCTACGCGTTCAACAAGGCGCATGCCGTGTGTTATGGGACGATCGCCTATCAGACGGCGTACCTGAAGGCGAACTACCCAGCCGAGTACATGACGGCCGTCCTGAGGCTAGCGCCGAGCCATCCCTCTGGCACTGCCGTCCGGGTGGCGGCAGCGGTGGCAGAGTGCGCGAAGCTGGGGATTCAGATCCTTGGACCCGACATAAATCACAGCGATGTGAACTTCAACATCGAGTCACTCGACGATGGGCGACTGGCAATTCGATTCGGCCTTGCGGTCATCAAGAACGTCGGCGAGGGCGCGGTCGAGGAGATCTGCCGGGTTCGTAACGAACAAGCTGGTGGATTCGCATCGCTCGAGGCGCTTTGCGAGGCCGTTGATCACAGCTCGCTCAACAAGCGAGTGTTCGAGAGCCTCATCCGTGGTGGAGCCCTTGACACCCTCGGCGGCCGCGCGTCAGCGCTCGCGCGGCTTGACACAGCGATAGCGTCGGCGCAGCGTTCGCAACGAGCCCGCGACCGTGGACAGATGGATCTCTTCGGCGGATTCCTGGATGATGCTGCCCCGACGGCAACGACGGAGATCGACGTGAATCCGCTACCGAAAAAGCAGTTGCTTGCCTGGGAGAAGGAATACCTCGGCACGTATCTGAGCGAGCACCCGTTGACTGACATAACAGCTGACGCCCGGGCACATGGTCGGCAATATCAGCCGATCGCCGATCTCGATCCGGAGACTGCCGGCCAGAACATCCGCATGCTCGGCATTGTTGCAGCGATTCGAAAGCTATCGACGAGAACGAATCGGACGATGGCAGTGCTCCAGTTCGAAGACCTCACCGGAGCGGTCGAGGTTGTGCTCTTTCCTGAAGCATTCGATCGCTTCGGCGCGCTCTGTGTCGAAGATCAGATCCTTGTCGTGCGCGGGCGCGCTGATTCACGGAATGATAGCGTCCAGGTTATCGCCGAAGATATCAGCCCCTACGAAGTGACGGATGAGCCTCCGCCAGCGATGGCGACAGTTGTCTGGTTGCGCCTCGCGGGCAGCGATAACCTGGATGAGGACGTGCGGCGAATGGAGCAGCTCGCGCGATTGCTCCGTGACTTTCCGGGAGACGACGAGGTGCTGCTGGAGATCGAGACCGCGCGAGAAGTTACCCATCTGCGCTCGAACCTCCGCGTCGATTGGTGCCCAGATCTCGACCGCGCTGTGAGCGACATCCTCGGGCGGGACTGCGCGCGTGTCATCTCCGTCGCTGTACGCGAGAGACGATAA